In the genome of Candoia aspera isolate rCanAsp1 chromosome 4, rCanAsp1.hap2, whole genome shotgun sequence, the window aaaacatttatgaTACAAGCAGCCTCATAATCCTCAAGGATCTGCTAACTCATTCTTTCCCATAGGACTCCTTGCTATCTGCCTAAAAATGAACATAGTTCTTTGTTATGTTAGGATGTTTAACAGAAACATAGGCAAACTTTCCCTATCAAATTCTAGCAAAGCTAATTGAGGTTCTAAACCACTGAAAAAGGAAGTGCAAAAAcagtggctcaggagttcaagACATCCCACCAGATCTCTTGTATAGACACTTCAAAGATCCCCATAGTGTGGATGCCCAAAGACTCCATGCCTCAGAGAACCgccaaaatgtttttatttgattatgtgAAAAAAACTGGTCTTCTATCTAACTTGGAGGAATCTGATAGGCTGACCAATCCAACACAGCAGGCAACAATAAAGGTAGAAGCTCGGAGATCTTAACAGAAGCTTCAAGGAAGTCAAAGAAAACATGAGATTCTTTCAAGTTCACCAATAAGATCAGATTTAAGTGATATCTACAATGACATCAATAGCACTATGCAGTATTTCAGATTTCTTGAAAGTTCAAAAACAGTTTGGACTGGAATGAAGGAGGAGATATAAATTTTTAATGTCAATGACTTCTCATTGGTTATATCAGCCTTCTTTGTTCGTATTCTGTGCATTTATCTCAGCGTATATAACTTGTGCATTTGAGTACCATATCTGATACCTAATGATAAGCATTCTGCTGTTGTGTGGTAGATGCATCCCATGCATCTATCCTAATGTTAGTATACACATATACTATGGAACCTGTTGCCTATGGAATGCTTTCTCTATTCTTCTTCTTACTTAGTTCTGGTTATTCAGTGTCTGGCTAAAATCTGTTTTGGTTCTAGAGGACTAAATTGTATCTACCGCTCTCtctttttcccatctctctctctctctgtctttatgTGTTtgcaggagtcaaaaatgacttgatggcacataatcaataacaAAAGACTGCATTGATGAAATATTGCATAATGAAATTAAGTTACACTgattttctctattttcaatttaaagtgtgtgtgtgtatgtgtgtgggtatgtatgcatgtatatgtatgtgtgtatgtatgtatgtgcatgtatgtatgtgcatgtatgcatgtatgtgtgtgtgcatgtatgtgtgtgagagtgtatttgtgtgtgtgtgtgtgtgtgtatatatatgtatatatatatatgctgtaaGCTACCCTAAGCATTAGAAGAATGGAGTTATTCCAGGATTGACTGTTAATAACAAAAGATGTTTGAGAGAGGTACAGTAGTAACCCATTTTTAGTGTGTTTCTGCCTGGAAGATTGAGAAGTTGATATTCTTATGGCAAAAATTGCCTATATTTTTCAAAAGTGCTACACTGAAAACCAATTTTGACAACTCAGGGTCAGTATTTCATTCCACCTCTACCCCTGAAACTCTGTTCTGGCCTGCCTTCATGTGGAGGAATTGCTTGAATCCTTTCTAGATGCCTTTTCTGGTCAGACACTCAGCATCCAAAATTTCCAGACCCCAGAAAACAAGAAGCATTCACCAAAATACTCCAAAATAACATTTTAGGTTGCATTGTTCTGGGTGGGATAAACTGGGTGTTCCAGTTCCGAGGAAGCCTCACAAAGTGTGTGGAGCACTTTTACTCAGCAATTTCAAGGGATATGCTTTAGTTGGTTGGGTTTTATTTTAAGGAAGTAAGAGGAGAAGGAACATTAGTAGCATCTCAAGAATATTTGTAATTAGGAAAGATAAGGAAAGGAATGTGGGAATGTACAAAAATAAGTTGTCAAGGGGTAATTCACGAagaaaatgggataaataaacCACTTCAATCTCTGACTTGTGACTTTAGATTCTACCAGTTTTAAAATCCTGCCTTCCATCCACTCTGGAGACCAAGTGAGAAAGGGAGTTTAGCCTGTTTTGCAAAGTGAGTAATTTGTTGCTCTTGCATTGCATAACAGGAGATGGGACATAAAGGATGGAGGGCTCTGGGGAAATGCAAATCCAGAATTCAGTTGTGTATTTCAACTAGGAGCTCTTAGTGTGTCTGGTCAGTTGGGCATTGGATGATTCCCCAAATGTGCTATATACCAGGACGACCTACCCACTGAttgctaaaataataataataataataataataataataattattattatttatatgccgcccaactcccagtgacttgcTAAACCTTTCTGGAGACCACTCAGAGCTGTACTATTTGGATCTGGTCCTGTGTCTGTTTGGGAGGCATGTTTGTTCTTCTTGGAATTTTTTCTTcacaagaacaaaataataaGCTGTCTCGACTCCCTATTCAGCTTGAAGACTTAGTCTTCAGATGGTTTAGTAGCACTTTGATCAGATGCTCTCTCCTTCCGTATAGGCAAATAAAGACAGTCAGACAGACaaactctcccccccccacaccagCTAGGTCAGCAACATTTTCATCTATTTCTTCAGCTGAATTGGACAGAATGAGAAAGCCTTCATACCTCAAATGCCCAGGAGAAAGATGAGAATAGCATAGTATCAGGCAACATGTGCCTGATGTAATAATatgatatataatattataatgattttttttaaaaaagacatccACATACATTCTTCCTGGTCAGACCTGATTATTAGTTGGATGGAAAATGAATAGGAAAGTTCAGGTGTGTCGGCTAGATCAGCACATAAAAAACATAGAAACTCTaaaaagaagacaagggcaaTCCACTTCATACCCATAATATAATTCTGAGTTGCTCTGGAACTCTGCAACTGGaaggatgtttattttattttatgctgggggggggggatacatcCAGATATCATCATATTGAATAAACACCACATATTTCCTAATATTTTACTTTATGCTCTAGTTTGCCTATCTTTGAATTTAAATAATTATCATCattattgtcatcatcatcatcaacttcATCGAGTATGCCTGGTTTTGTCCATTCTTCATGCTAGAAGAGAAATCAATCTAGATTATTTCATCATTGGGGATTGAAAAGGAACAAAAAGGTTGGGGAAAagtttaagatgataattactcaatAGTTATTGTTCTCCAAATTTGTAATATGCCAACTGTggcaaatatatactgtaaatgtttagTCTGACAGTGATTCTACTGAATGCTAATAACTATGAGGATAATGTAAAATAGGTTAAGTCTGGTGTTTATATAATAATGTTAATGAAAGATCAGTGATATTCTGCcaacaaaataaagttttaaaaagaaaatgattttatatgtttagataaatacagatatatatttgtctctgtatatgtgtgtttcaATTTTCTGAAAAACCTGCATGACAGACTTTTCATGTATAAGGACACATGTGTAAGCAGGATACAATAATGCTATGTCCTTGGTTTAATCAAGGTTCCATTTTGACTGGATTTTATACCTGCAAAGGCTCTTTCTAACTAGATAAGTAAAATATATAGTATGTGGATATTCCTCACATTAAGATTTTAGAAATACGTGGATATTCACTAAAATCAGAAGTTTCTTAAAGTTGTTGATAAACTCAGTTTGATCAAATTGTCTACATTTATTCTTATTATATGAGAACATGGTAAAGTTATACTCAGAATTTCTTTTTAAGCTATCCTTTACTGTTTAGTTAAAACAGAACTATTTTGTTTCTCAGAAAAGACTGTGGGAAGGGAGATATGATCTTATGTAAgttcataaggggaaaaaaaatccaaactgaaCCAAACCACTGTCTCTATTGAATCCAGTGGGGTTGATAGGTTAGTAGATATAGTATGGCAGTATCACTATTCTGGGAAATATCCCACAGGTTCCAATATATCTGTCATTAGTCAAAAGACTGCAGGAAACAACAATGAAAGCAATGCAATTTGAACCATTTATTTCAATAATTGATTGACTGCAGTATCTACAGCTCAGTCTTCCAACCCATAACATGGATTTCCCAAGCAGTTTAACaatcaaaattttaaatatataagtaTGAAATATCAGTTAATTTTAATGATGTTCACAACAGAATGAAAGATAcgcaaatatttttataaaatttttcTCAGTACCAATATGGAGGAAAACAAGCAAGTTGTCCTTAGAAAAACATAGTTTAGATGAGATCTTATAGAAGCCATTATTTTTGACACTGAAACAAAACATTGCACAACTGAATGTTTGGCTTTGAATTGATCAAGGAAATCTACTACTGTTCAGCATAACAGAAAGTATTAGAAGAACAAATAAATGATTTCAGAAACCTATGGTAATCTATTGGCTTGCATTCTTGCACAATGTACCATTTTGCATCCAACTCTCCTTAGGGCTTTGTGGACTTCTTGGTTTCTTAAACTGTAGATTAAAGGGTTGATCAGAGGAGTCAAGACAGTGTAGAAAATGGAAAAAACTTTATTGAGATCTCTCAAACTGGGTGTATCTGGcaaaatataaacaattattAGTGCACCATAAAAAAGACAAACCACCATGAGATGAGAAGAACAGGTGGAAAAGGCCTTCTGCCTTCCAGTAGCAGAAGAAATTTTTAGAATTGTGGCAATAATGCAAATATAGGATATTAGTGTAAGTAGAAATGGAGTGACAGTGAAAATGACAGTCAAGAGGAACGTAACAAGTATAACTAATGTTGTGTCACTACATGAGAGTTTTTCAAGTGGAATCaagtcacaaaaataatgatttatAACATTAGGGCCACAGAATGATAACTGAGCCAACAGTGATATTGTTAGGCAATTAGCTAGGAAAGAACCAATCCACACTCCAGTCATGATCTGGACACCAAACATCCCATGCATGATGGAACTATAGTGTAGAGGTCTACATATTGCCAGATATCGGTCAAAGGACATGACTGCCAGGAGATAAGTCTCTATACAAACACAAGAACCAAACAGATAAAATTGGACCATGCATCCAGTAAAAGAAATAGACTGTTGACCAGTAAACAAATTGGTCAACATCTTTGGTATGATGATTGAACTATAACAGGTCTCCAGGCAGGACAGATTCCCCAGGAAAAAGTACATGGGTGTGTGAAGATGGTGGTCAGCTATAACTAGCAATATAATGAGGAGGTTCCCAGTTATTGTTGCAAGATATATCATCAGGAATAACAGAGAAAGAAGAGGCTGTAACTCAGGGAGAGTTGCAAAACCCATAAGGATGAATTCTGAGATTGTTGTTTGGTTTCCTGTCTCTGTGTTGAACATTTCTTCTATTCAGTAATTCTCAAagtcttatttttcttctgtatATCCCTTGTTGATGGGATCCATGACAAGTCAGTTGAGTTCTAGAATATTAAATGAATTTCAAAATGTAAGTGCATGTATAATTAGGTTATCCAGATAGAACTTCCCCCACGCTTACCTTTCAAGGTAATGAGACTTTAAATAGATTTGCAGAAGTATTGCTGAAGCCACTTCATGGTGACATCTTGTGTCTTAAAAGTAGCTTCGTGTCATTTCATGGAGGGGATAATACTTTGTGACTTGATTCTATTTAGAAGCCTAGATTTAGGAAAATAGAGCCTCAATTTTATCAGAGGATTTTCACTGTAGGTTTGCTGAGTTCACTTTCATTGTCTCACAAAGCTACTAGGAAAACTTTATGCTTTCAGTGTAACTGAGGTATATGCCTACCATGATAATTTTAAATTTCTCTAGATAGTAGACTTGTGAAAATCTGAATCATTGAATATGATCTAGGGCTAATAGTTGGACAATGGTAAATGTTCCTTGATATACTTGACATTCACACATACTTGTCAGTTGGACCAAAATGCTGATGCTGGAAGTTGATCTGTCATGTTTTCTATCTAATAGAATTTCTGCTCAGGTTAACCAGTATTAATAGGCTAATATTCCAGTTGTTCTGCTCTTGAGAAGATCAAGTATAGCTCCATTAAATCTGTTCACATAGAACTTTAGTTGCCCCATAACATGGTAACAATAATGTTAGTGGATGCTGCTAGTGGGATAATATTGCTTCCTTCCCACCCTCTTAGTGATACATTTATTTCATTGTctaatttattactgtatttttaaatgctggTTAATGACCATAATAAATTTTAACTAATGTGTTTTTTCCATTTATATGTTACatttcaatacacacacacaggcacacacaagatagatagatattagtGATCCTgccctttttctttatttttttacagatatttaaaaatagaaccaagaagaaaacaaatttttaaaaaatgaaaaggagaaacaaaaagaaataaaataaaacttgcaaGCACATAGAATTGAATCAATATTTTCAAAGAAATTTTAAATTAGGACTACATATAAGATTATTTTAACTGTtgctgaaattaaataaaatatcattaGCAAAAATAGCCAAGAAGCAAAAATAGCCAAAGAAGACATTTGGGCATTACAGGAATAGAGGAAAATAAAAGTTTGCTTTACAAATACGAATTATATTAACACCAAGTTTTGCTTTGGTGAAACAATGGTTTCTCATTTAGAGAAAGTTTTGAAGTATCTTTATTTTGCAgataaaaaaatcagcaaatagATTAGCTCTTACCTGCAACCATTCCCTGTATAGGTGATTTTGATCAATAACCAAGGATTGCTCTGAATTTTGAAGGTCAAAACTAGATGTTCAACacactgaaaatatttcagacaATTATATTACTTCACATAAGCCAGGgcacttgtcctaacagccaggaaacacgctgagacaaggaactggtctctaatgtttattgctagtacataacaggaatcctaacaaactgaagaagcgtgggaaaaacccagacatataaccccaaaggttaaggcggtcccgatctgtgtctctttgaatggctgaccaattcctcagtgctacgcatgcgcttaacagtctggatgggagccccctgctcgccatccttactcatgacagcacttGCTGATTTGCTCTTTGAAAACCATTTATGATGCAACCTGCTTCATAAACCTTGAGGATCTGCTAATTCATTATTTCCCATGGGACTGCTTTGCTACAAATACACCCCCTGCAGGAGTGCAAAAAGTGTGGCTCAGGGCTTCTAGGCAGTCTATTAGAATCTCTCATTTAGCCCTTTTAGAGTGTGTAGGGAAAAAAAGTTCTACACCTCAGAGAATTTACCTTGAactgtcacattttttttttatattgagaGATGGGAGAATCATAAATTTTATCTAACTTAGAGGAACATGACAGCCTAACCAGTACAacatagatgatattctagaggtgatggatttgtccctgggggagctagggatgttgacgaccgacaggaagctctggcgtgggctggtccatgaagtcatgaagagtcggaagcgactaaacgaataaacaacaaccagtaCAACACAGCAGAGAACACAAAATGTAGAAACTCCAAGATATTACCTGAAGCTTTaagaaaatcaaaggaaaatacatttcttGAAGTTCACCAATAAGATTAACCTGGAATTATATCTACAATATTATCAATAGGACTGTGTAGCGTTCCAGATTTTTTGAAAGTTCAGAAACAAAATTGGAAAGGAATGAGGGAAGAGATTCATTTTCAAATTTCCAGTGCCAATGACCAATCATTGGTTGTttcagttttcattcttctgATTTTGTGCAACTATATCTCCATATTCTGTGCACCACTTTCTGTAGACAGTCCCATATATTTTGGGTGTTTGTATATCACATTTAAGGTTTATAAATGATGAGCATTCTGCTCTTGTGTGGTACATACATCCCATGCATCTGTCCTAAAGTGCCTATGAAACATAGctttaaactatttatttatttgattaaataattaatcaaatttatttatttattcatttaatttgtccctgcccatctcctcccatcaggggactcggtggtttacaataactgattaaaacaacaaccatacaatacaaatagaatatataaatataaaattactcaaataaatataaataagagcaaaaaagtaaaaaagtccaagtggcaggagaatctaaaaccatccaagtgtgggaggagtggtctatagcagtcATCCCCATGCAGATCTATTCctctctccgccccaagcgagatggcagagccaggtttccagactcctctggaaggccaggagtgatggggccagtctcatCTCTGGCTcaggatgttccatagggtgggagctactgcagagaaggcctacttcctggaccctgccaaatggaattctcttacagacagggtctgcagcatgccctctgtgcacgattgggtgggatgggctgatgtaatggggaagaggtggtccctcaggtaacctgggcccatgccatgtaggactttaaaggtaataaccaacaccttgaattggacccagaagcaaactggcacccaatgcagctcacacagcagtggtattacatgtgcccttctagggccaccaaaaacagcccatgtggctgcattctggaccaggtaaagctcccagatactcttcaagggtagccccattgtaatggttgcctactccaatatactcagtctcacaagcccgagctttaagataactgatttattaaaggaatagtgtgcagatacagacaaagctgagaataaaccaaaagcgcacaaaatacaaatcaaatactgttgcttcagtccaactccgccccatgcctcatcgtagcaaccaccccatcccagatgtcaaccatcgtcatacaccggcctgggaaagtaaccttgaatagagtcaccaacccaaacatgcattccagagattacagcctcgcagggctggaaatttccaacagggaaacatggattagaagagtgacatgtgaaatgttacgatgtatacaggacattgaaatggagaacatgacatccatgtagagtgcattgcaatagtctatatgagagataacaagggcatgagtgaatgttcgaagggcctcctgatccaggaaggggcataactggtgcacagcatgtagctgtgcaaagggtctcctggccatggctgccacctgctcttcaagcaggagtcgggagtccaggaggacccccagattacacaccaggtctaTCTGGGgctgtgcaaccccatccagaactacagATGATAATGtaccagatatggaagagccattaacccacagccactccatcttaccagggttcagttgaagcctgctgttccccatccagacccctacagcccccagacaccacgAGAGGGCAGtcatagcatcacttacctcacccaggatggagatgtacaactgagtatcatcagtgtattgatgatacctcagcctgtgttgatggatgatctcacacagcagtttcatgtagatgttgaaaaggagtggagagagtaccgaatcctgaggcaccccacaaagaagggtccaagggtcagatctctcgctcccaatcaccactgattgggaccagccctggaggaaggaggtgaaccagcgtaaaaccatgctgctcacccccaactccctgagccgacccaaaaggataccatggtcaatggtatcaaaagctgctgagagatcaagaaaagcaaggatggatgcactgccaccatcccgctccagtcatagatcatccataagtgcaaccaatgccatttctatcccataactgggcctgaaacctgactgaaaggggtctagataatttgtttcctccaggaccctctggagctgcaaagccaccactttctcaaccactttccccaaaaagggaaggtgggagactggacgaaaattgtccagaacagtagggtccagtgatggcttcttgaggagggggtgcaccaatgcctctttaaaggcagctgggaacaccccctctcccaaagatgtattaCCCATCACCTGgatgcaaccacatgtcatctgctgggctgcttttaccagccaggaggggcatggatctagatggcatgtgatggcatttactgtccataggaccctgtccacttcctcaggtcccacaggatcaaactgttcccagatagtTGGGTAAGcatgttcccctggtatctctccagaccaagcctcatgccttgagtc includes:
- the LOC134497281 gene encoding olfactory receptor 6F1-like; amino-acid sequence: MFNTETGNQTTISEFILMGFATLPELQPLLSLLFLMIYLATITGNLLIILLVIADHHLHTPMYFFLGNLSCLETCYSSIIIPKMLTNLFTGQQSISFTGCMVQFYLFGSCVCIETYLLAVMSFDRYLAICRPLHYSSIMHGMFGVQIMTGVWIGSFLANCLTISLLAQLSFCGPNVINHYFCDLIPLEKLSCSDTTLVILVTFLLTVIFTVTPFLLTLISYICIIATILKISSATGRQKAFSTCSSHLMVVCLFYGALIIVYILPDTPSLRDLNKVFSIFYTVLTPLINPLIYSLRNQEVHKALRRVGCKMVHCARMQANRLP